The Larus michahellis chromosome 18, bLarMic1.1, whole genome shotgun sequence genome contains the following window.
GTCTACGGGGCACCGCGCAACGCCGTGAGGCGCCGCGCTGGTCTGCGGGGCACCGTGCAATGCCATGGAGCGCTGTGCAATGCCGTGGGGCTTCGTGCTGTGCCATGGGGCACCGTGCCCTCCGTTGAGTCCCCGGGACGTACCTCGAAGGTGCCAGCCTTGAGCAGGGTGACCTGgtcgtgctgggagagggcctGGAAGCCGGGAATGTGCTTGGCGAACTCGACCACCTCGCGGACGGCGGGGGTGAAGCTGAGGGAGAAATCCTCCCAGATCTCCTGCACCGAGCGCCCGCTGCGGCCGGGCGGGTGGCTGTTCATGGGGCAGGCCTGCGGGCGACGGCACGGCTCAGCCCGGCGCCgcggggctcccccagccccgccaccgccgcccggaCAAGGCGATTAGTGCGATTAGCGGCTAAAAATacccggggagggggagcgggagcccCCGGGTGCTCACCGGCAGGACGTCCTTGGTGCCGCGGGGCCAGGGGCAGCCCCGCGTAGGGGGCTCGGGGTAGGTgggggggcagagccggggttcaggggggccgggggtccaggcggggggggtgtcccagtgCAGGAGGCCGCTGTcgcaggctggggggggtcccagcttGTCGTGCGCGTAGACGAAGATCTCTTTGTGAGCCTTGGCCACCTGCGCGATGACGTCCTCGGtggcccccccagggctgggcgaGCGGGGGGGCGTCAGctgctgggggaactgggagaagCAGGCAGGGGGGGCAAgtggtggggggccggggggcggcgcgCGGCCCCCAGCCGGCACCAGaccctcgccggggccaggcaTCGCCGGCACGGTGCCGCCCATGCCGTTCATGGCGCTCTGCATCTCCGCCAGCATCCGCTGCTTCTCCCGCTTGGGGATGCGCCCGAAGCGCACCGCTGCGGGGGACACCGGCGTTAGTGGGCACCCCaggcaccccgacacccccccagccccgcgcgaTGGGGGACCAGGGACTGCCGGGTACGTGGCTGCATCcctgttccccctcctccccggcttGGAGGGGACGCACAGCCCTGAGCGTAGCGGGGTCCATCACTGGAGGGGACGTACAGCCCCGAGCATGGCGGAGAGGGGGACGTGTCCCATGGGGGCATGGATGGCACTCAGTGCAGGAAGGGGGACCTGACCCTGGAGGGGACGTACAGCCTCAAGCACAGGTGCCCATCCCGGGAAGGGGACATACAGCCCTGAGCATGGGGgagacccatccctggaggggatGTACagcacagggacagagggacacgtCCCGTGGGGCATGGATGGCacccagtgcaggcagggggacCCGACCCTGGAGGCGGACGTACAGCCCTGACCATGGGGGAGGACACCCATCAGGGGAGGGGACATgcagccctgggcacaggggggATGTACAGCACTCAGCATGGGGTCCCCggttcggggggtgggggggggggtcccgggggaggccggggccgAGCTCACCATCACGGGACATGCCGACCAGCAGGCACTTCTTGAAGCGGCACTGCTGGCAGCGGTTGCGGTTGATGCGGACGATGGAGCAGTTCTCGTTCTTGAGGCACTTCTTGTACTGGATGTTCTGCTGGATGCTGCGGCGGAAGAAGCCctgcggagccggggaggggaggggagggaagggtgtCACTCGGGGCTTCCCCAGCACATCAGGAGCTCCGCGTCACCCCGATGCCATCCCTGGTACCTTGCAGCCCTCGCAGGCGTGGACGCCGTAGTGGAAGCCGGAGGCCACGTCCCCGCAGACCTTGCAGAGCAGCACCATCCCGTTCAGCTCTGGGGAGGGACGGGGGTGAGCGGGGTGCCGAGGTGCCCACcgcgggggtgaggggggggggaacacgacaccacccgccacccccccccagcccaccccactcACTGGTGACGGTGCTGCCGGCTTTGCTGGGCGAGCTGCGGCGCCGCTCGTCCACGGGGACCTGCTGCACCCCGGGGTAGTTCACCGAGGAGGCGTacgatgaggaggaggaggaggaagaggaggaggaggaggaggaaggggagccaTCCTCACGGGGGGCCAGCGAGCCCCCGCCATAGGCGCGGGAGTCTTGGAGGGAGCCGGTGGGCGACGGGGGAAAGtaggtggggaagggctgggagccgGACTGGGAGCTGCTGTTGGAGCTGTCGCTGCAGAGCGAGACGGGGCTGGTGCGGTTGGGTGAGGCGCCGCTGGAGCCCACGTAGCTGATCACGCCGCCTGCGGGCAGAGCAGCGGGGCCACACATGCACCGAGCTGCGCCGGGCTCAGCCTCCCCCCGCGCCCAGGCTCGGGAGGAGACCCCGGGGAAAGGGCATCGCaaccccggggtgggggtccccggggaaGCAGCCCGGATGCATCCCGGAGCCGTGGGTGTCACGCCACGCCTCGGCCACACGTGTGCCGCCCGCCCTGAGTCAGGCACCGCGCCCGCCACGGGTGCCGTCCCCACGTGGGACGGGGCCAGCCGGGTGGCCTGGGTGCGTGCCAGCCAGGGACACGGGCACGGCCCCCGGGAAGCGCCCGTGGGAGGAATGTGGGCCGGGAACCCCATAACCGGGAGGTCACGGCAGTTCCGCCCGCCGGCTCCGGTGGCACAGccttgctcccagccccacaggtccagacagcagcccccaccccccatagcacccggggttgggggggagtggggggtgtcACAGCCCCCACCAGGGGGAATGCAGCCCCCACTGCAGGGCTGGGTCGGCTTTGCGTGGGGAAACCCCACAAAGCTGGGGACCCCCACGGTGCTGTCAGCCATGCCAGAGGtcacagctcccccccccccagtctctcccCCCCTCCatgcagcagcaccaggacacaCAGCTCGGGGACACGTGGagggtgacactggggacacacGGGATCGCCGGGGGACATGTGTCTCCCGCCGCACACGTTGGCCCCGCAGCCAGCCTGCCGCCACCACCGGTGCcaccaatccccccccccccacacacaccccttgTCACCGAGCCACCTCCAAAGGGGGTCACCGAATCGGGGACAGTGGGtcccacacaccaccccccccaccccccccgccaaaacTGCAGCTCCGGGGGATCCCCAGCTGCTGGGACACCAAAATACTGGGGGTGCAGCAGGATATGGGGGACACTCCCCGCCCCAAAACACTGCGACCccctcctggggaccccccccccccaaagagcctCCCCGcatccccgcccccccaaccccagccccggctcaggcGGCCTCACGCCGCCGCCCCACGTGCTCGAGCCGCACGTGGcctcccgcggccccgcccctTCACGCTTTgccccgcccccctcccaccccattGGCCGCGCCGAGAGGCCGCGCCCCCTTTCTCGTTGCCGTGGAgacagctcccccctcccctcctcccttcgccccccccccccccccccgcccccccggggttGGAAAGGGAGAGTGGAACGCGGCGTCCCCCACTTCCGGGTGTGACGTCACGAGGGGGGGCAGCGATGATGTCACGAGGCGGCCAatgggcggggggcggggcggggctgcggggaaAACAAACTCCGCACGtggcagcggcggggagggggacacgtgccgggggggggggggagcggacggggggggggcaccgcctCCGTTTCCACCGTCGCCGTCCCTCCCGGTGCGCGTCCCCGCGAGGGGGGACCCGGGCACGCGCGTTCCCGCCTCCGCCATCCACGGGCTGCCCGgtcccgccgcgctccccgccggtCCCGGTGTCCCGGACACCCCGCTCCCGATGGCCGTCCCTCCGGTCCCGGTACCCGGGACACCCCGATGCTGGCTGCCTGTCCCTCCGGTGCCCGGGACATCCCGATCCCCGTGTCCGTTCCTCCCGTCCCCGTGTCCTATTCTCCAGTCCCGGTGCCCGGGACACCCCGATGCCGGCTGCCCGTCCCTCCGGTGCCCGGGACACCCCGATGCCAGTGTCCGTTCCTCCTATTCCGGTGTCCTACCCTTCGGTCCCGCTGCCCGGGACACCTCGGTCCAGCTGCCCGGGACGCCCCGGTGCACCGATCCCGGTCCTCACCCTTCCTACCCCCCCGCGTCCAACGCGCCCCGGCGATCAGGACTCCCCCGATCCCggtctccatccctcctgccccggCGACTGGAGCGCTCCGGTGCCGGTGTTCGGGTCGCCCCGGTGCGCAAAACGCCCCGGTGCCAGCgcgcatccctccctccttccctccctccctcccggggacgccccggccccgctgcccggtCCTTACCCCGCTATGCAGGACCGCCCGGTCCCGGTAGGAAGGAGCCCCGTTCCGGGATGCGGTCCCGGTGCGCGCATCCTGCCCGCTGGGGTGTGCGGGATCCCCCCCCGGTCCCGGCGTCCGGACCCCTCCGACTCGCGGGTCTCCCCTCGCTGCGGTCCCGCTGCACCGACTCGGGACTCCGCTCCCGGTGCCCGCCACGGTCCCGGTGCGcacggagagggggggggggtggttggaTGTTCCGCCGGGGCACTGACCTGTGCTGCCGGCCTCGGGGGCGGCCATCCTGggaggggggacgcggggggctgTCCCTGCCGGAGCCGAGGCGAGGGGAGCCGCGCCGAGCCgtgccgcgccgccgcccggcgaGGGCTGTTgtgcgcccgccgcccgccccgccgcccgcccgccaccGGCCGCGGCTGCGCACTCGGCCGcacgcggcgccgccgcctcccccatGTGATTCCCGGGGAGAGCCTCGTGCCCCAGTGACACACTTTccgccggcggccccggccccgcgtcGCCGCCGGGGAGACCGGGCACGACGGGgacccccgcggcggggccggctcaCGGACCGCCGGCAccgccaccggcaccggcaccgccaccGGGGACGGCCGGGTGCAGCGCTGGCAGCGCTGTCACCCGGCACGGCGCTGTCCCCTGCaccggggacacggagggacaccTGTCACCCGGCACGGCCACGGTCCCTGCAATGGGGTCACCCAGGCGTGGCACTGTCCCCtgcactggggacacccaggcacAGCGCTGGCACCCCTGTCACCCtgcacagccctgtcccctgcacTGGGGACACCCGGGTACCCCTGTCACCCTGCATAGCACTGTCCCCtgcactggggacacccaggcacAGCACTGGCACCCCTGTCACCTTGCCTGGCACTGTCCCCTGCACTGGGGACACCCGGGTACTCCTGTCACCCGGCACAGCATGGTCCCTGCAATGGGGACACCCAAGCATGGCACTGTCCCCtgcactggggacacccaggcacAGCACTGGCACCCCTGGCACCCtgcacagccctgtcccctgcacTGGGAACACCCAAGCATGGCACTGTCCCCtgcactggggacacccaggcacAGCACTGGCACCCCTGGCACCCtgcacagccctgtcccctgcgctggggacactgggggacacctGTCATCCTGCTGCAGCATGGTCCCTGCAATGGGGACACCCAAGCATGGCATTGTCCCCTGCGCTGGGGACACCTGGGCACAGCACTGGCACCCCTGTCACCCTGCACAGCACCATCCCCTGGGGACACTTGGCACCTATGTCACCCAGCACAGCACGGTCCCTGCACTGGGGTCAGCTGGGAGCAACACTGGCAGCCCTAGCACCCAGTATGGCACTGTCCCctgcagtggggacagtgggggacaccTGCCATCCTGCCACAGCATGGTCCCTGCATGAGGAACACCCAAAGCATGGCACTGTCCCCtgcagtggggacactggggtgcaCGTGTCACCCATCACGACGTGGTCCCTGCATGGGGAACACCCAAAGCATGGCACTGTCCCCtgcactggggacacccaggcacagccctggcaccccTGGCACCTtgcacagccctgtcccctgcacTAGGGACATCCAGGGGCAGTGTGGCACCGGCacgcagcctccccccccccacatcaGGGGTGCCTGTGCCCGGTGCAGCCCCTGGCACGGCCGCAGCACACCCGACTGCGTGCGGCACAGCCGGACCCCTGCCCAACCGGCCCAGCTCAGCCCCCCGCTGtgccccctccatgtccccctgcctgtccccagtgccaccggGATGACGTGCTGCCCACGGCGGGTGCCCGGGGTGGCACgtgcctggccccacagcccagcctggccccgctcccgctgctgcaggggctgcagcgaCGAGCTGCGCCCGGTGCCGCggtgccagggcagagctgcccagcgGATCTGGGTCACAGCATCGGCGCCAGCCCAGCCCCGTGGCACCGGGGGCTCCGGGGGTGCTCGTGACCccggggggaggaaggagcttttcggggcgggggggggggagccagcACCCTCCTGGGTGCCACGTGCCGGGTGCTGCCCTGGCCCCCAGCCAGGAGGAGAAGGTGCAGAGCACAGACGTGCCAGCGCCGGGAAATCCTCGGAGCTAATCCCACGGGAGGGGAGGCCTCGGGTGCCCTGGCCGTGCCGAGAGCCTGCGGGGTgcccggcggtggggggggggagggcacgACACTGGAGCTCTGCGCCCCAAGGACCATTCCCTGGTGTACGCGTGGGTCTGTTTTCCTCCGCTGGtggcccccggggacccccccgttgggcgctggggctgctccctgctcatggggcgccccacggcgctggggcggggggggacaccccgtcACCCTGCAGGAAGTGCCCTCACCCTGAGTCACTGGACGGTTGCAcggggctgtggctgtgctgcagccagcaCCTCCGGCAGGGAGAAACCCCGGCATCTCCCGGAAGGATGTGTGGGGCCAGGCTGGCACGGGGGGCCAGGGGACCCAGAGGGGGGCAcccgccccggggtggggggcccTCACTGCCACATCCCTGCTCCCGGCCGTGCCCGGGCTGCCCTGAGCGTGCAGGTGCCACCGTCCCCGCACGGCGCCTCGTTCCCCTCCCGGCACGTTCCTGGGCCACGGCAATTAGCCGTGACTCAGCCGCTCGGAAAACAACCCTGCGCATGGTGCTGCGGCACACGGCACATGGCTCGGAGCCGGCCCTGCATAGGGATGCTCGGCTGGACCCCGCTGCTCAGCTCCCCCGGGGGTCTCCGGgatgggtgcagggctgggagggaccaCATAAATCCCATGGGATCCCACCGGGCGGTGCCACTGTGGGGCCAGGACCCCGGCACAGCGGGTCGGTGTGAGGGCACCGTGAGCAGGACCCCCGGGCTGGGTGCAGCCGGGACGTCCCGGCAGCAGGACGGGAGATGCCGACTGGGGATGGTcccatgggcagcagggctggggtgacGGGGCCACCAAAGCCACCGGGatggcagggtgctgcagccGGGCACGTGCCCGTTGTGCCCTGCACCGGACCCTCAGCAGCCCCATGGCTGAGCCATCCCCGGGACCCTCCCagaggctggggctgtgccctgGGGAGCTCCCTGCGGGTCCCCGTGCACCTCGACATGACTGTCCCTGTGCACCCTGAGACGGCTTGTCCCCGTGCCAACCAGTCCACGGCGCGGACGGGGCACCTCAACCCCCAACAAGGTCCCAAGGTCGTCACATGCCACCGCGCTCAGGCGCCAGGTGAGCCCTGCCCAGTGCGGTGGGGGGACACACGTgtcaccccagcccctgccacccgcGCTGGCCTTGCCCGAGGCCAGCAGCCAGCCGTGCCCCTGCCCCCTCCCGTGCCGTGCCCCCCAACTgcaccccctgcaccctcccaagccccccactTCCACACACCCCCGCGAGGGGCTGGGCCCCCCCTTCCCTTGCAGCGGGGACCCCGCTGCTGCCCGGGGTGATGGAGGCAGCTGCAGGGTGAGCTCGGCGGTGCCAGGGAGTGGGCGTGAGGGCCGGCGGCCGCGTGCCCTGGTGCCCGGGTTGCCGGCGGTGCCGTGCGGCCATGCCACGTGACAGCGCGCTCCGCTTGCCGCCAAACGCCTGCGTGcagagggatttatttttacTCCGGGCTGGCCGGGTTGTTTACCTTGTTGTACCTTTTccaggaaaagggggggggtgtctctgccaGGGACGGGGGTTCGTTCCTGCCTACCGCCCCCCCAGGCTGGGCACTGGGGGTCCGACAGGGTGCAgaccccccccagcgctgcagcccagcaccccccccctccccgtgcttGGACGCCCTCCAAACCCGCTGCGGCgctgcagcagccccatggggttGAGGACGCCGGGTCTGGCTGCGTCCCCGTGTCACCCTGGGGCAcatcgtgcctcagtttccccagccaTAGGTGTAACGCTGCAGTGGGGGGGACAACCAGAGACGCTGGGTCTCGCCCTGCTTGGCGGGGGGAGTCCTGCACCCTGAGCCCCACTTTCATCCTCACAGGGTCCCACTGATGGCGgagggtgggagggcaggagccccggtgccaccggggggtgccgggcagggctgggtgctgggggttttggggtgctttcCCGCCGTGCAGCAGATCCCCGGCTGCAGGGCGCGTCCCCACGGCTcttggcaggggctggtggctccGTGCTGCCAGGActtgcctttcccctccccacggaaagggaaaaaaaaaatcaggtaaacAAGGCAGGCCTGgcccaggcagggaagggggccACCCCATGGCAGGCGGGGACACCCCACGGCGGGTGGGGACACCCCACAGCGCCCCGGCACTGCAGGATGGGGCAGACCTGGGTTGGTGGGCAGAGACCCCAGGAGGTGCAGgatctgggggtgcaggggtgcccGGATCCGTGAGGGTGCAGGATTTAGGGGTGAATGCACCCCAGGAGGGTGCATGGACCCGGGGACCCAGGGAGCGTGCGAGGTGCACAGGAGGGTGCAGGGGTGCGGGATCTTGGGGTGCAGGGACTCCAGGGAGAGTGCAGGGGTGCAGGAtctgggggtgcagggagcccaggagggagcagagacCCCAGGAGGGTGCAGGATcttggggtgcagggaccccaggagggagcagagacCCCAGGAGGGTGCAGGATcttggggtgcagggaccccaggAGGGTCAGGAGTGCAGGATCTGTGGGTTCAGGGACCCCAGAGAGGGTGCAGGGACCCCAGGAGGGTCAGCAGTGCAGGATCTGGGGGTGCAAGAACCCCAGGGAGGGTACAGGGGTGCCGGatctgggggtgcagggaccccaggAGGGTGCAGAGACCCAGAGATCAGGGGGATGCCGGGATATGGGGGTGCAGGGGCCCCGGTGGAGGGGGGACCCCAATGTGTTCAACACACAGGGTAGTCCGGGGAGCCCCCGGCATGGGGAGCAGccgggatgggggcgggggggcagcggcccctgtgtccccccctgcctGCAGGGTGGGGCTGCAGCGGcgctggccccccccccccctcgcccgcaCCCCTCCTGGTCGCGGCCCCATAAATCTCCGGCGCTGCTGTTTGCGTTCCCGTGTCAGCCCCACGGCCCCGGATCCCCGAACTGCCGCAGGGTGGGGAGCGCAGGGGCAGCGCCGTggcggggacacacacacacacacacacacacacacacacacacacacgggggcCCCTTCGGCCtcacggacccccccccccccccccccgcaatgtGGGGCGGGCAGAGCGGGGaaccccctcccctttcccacccctccGTCACCCCCTATTTCTTCGCCGTGGGATGCGGGGCAGCCCCTCCGCAACCGCCCTCGACCcccccgtggcgggggggggggggggggggggggggccacacggggcggcggcgggtttggggggggggggggggggcacgaggCCGCTTGGCGTCTGTTGCCGGCCCATGTGAGCGGgtgctcccttcctcctcctcctcctcctcctcctcctgccggggTGCGGGGAGCCCTCTCCATCCCAGCGAGCGGGTTGCGGCGTCACGTGGCGCTGGCATGTGAGCCCTGCTCCATTTTtagccccagcagcctccccgcGCGGCGGCGGCCCTGCTGCAGAGCCATGTGCGGGCGGGCGCCCGGCCGGCACGTGGGCCTGCCGCAGCGGGGACGGGGGCACCGGGAacccccacaccccacaccccccccccccaactcccttcaccaccacacccccccccgcgcaccccctcccggccccggACACGCGTGGGCGAGCGTGTGCGCGTGGCGGGATGGAGGGCTTGGCGTGACACACGGGGGGGGGGCTTCCCCTGCGCCGCcgtgggggggtggcggcggtggcaccgCCAGCGTGGCACGGCCACCGCGGTGGTGGAGGAGGACCCCACAACTCAtcgtgggggggtgggggggtgttgggtgcgggggacaccccccccccccgcccccccgtgtccctcccctccccgtgAATGCGGCTCTGCGGCGAGGCACGTCCCCCACGTGTCCCCTGCGGATCCCCGGCACGTGCCCCGCGtgtcccctgtgtgtccccaaTGCCACGGCCCCGtgtgctgcgggggggggggggggctgggagggggggttgctgtgagtgtgtgtgtgtgtgtgtgtgtgtgtgtgtgtgtgtgtgtgtgcgcgcgcacacGTGTGTGCGCGGGGGCTGCAGCACGGGGGGGCTGCGTGTGTGCAGCGGGGCTGCAGCGCCTGCAGGGTGCGCGGGTGCCTGCAGCGGGGGCTGCGGaggtgtgcgtgtatgtgtgcatgcgtgtgcatgtgtgtgcgtgtgcatgcatgtacatgTGTGCGTGTgagcgtgcatgtgtgtgcgtgtgcatgtacatggggggtgtgtatgtgtgcgtgcatgtgtgtgtgcatgcatgtacatggggggtgtgtgtgcatgcatgtacatgtgcgtgtgtgcgtgcgtgtgcgtgcgtgtgcatgtacatgtgtgtgtgagcgtgcatgtgcatgtgtgtgcgtgtgcatgtacatgggggtgtgtatgtgtgcgtgcatgtgtgtgtgcatgcatgtacatggggggtgtgtgtgcatgcatgtacatgtgcgtgtgtgcgtgcgtgtgcgtgcgtgtgcatgtacatgtgtgtgtgagcgtgcatgtgcatgtgtgtgcgtgtgcatgtacatggggggtgtgtatgtgtgcgtgcatgtgtgtgtgcatgcatgtacatgggggtgtgtgcgtgtgcatgcgtgtgcgtgtgtgtgtgcatgcatgtacatgtgcgtgtgtgcgtgcatgtgtgtgcgtgtgcgtgcgtgtgcatgtacatgtgtgtgtgagcgtgcatgtgcatgtgtgtgcgtgtgcatgtacatgggggtgtgtatgtgtgcgtgcatgtgtgtgtgcatgcatgtacatgggggtgtgtgcgtgtgcatgcgtgtgcatgtgtgtatgtgcatgcatgcacatgtgcatgtatgtgcatgtgtgtgcgtgtgcatgtacatggggggtgtgtatgtgtgcgtgcatgtgtgtg
Protein-coding sequences here:
- the NR1D1 gene encoding nuclear receptor subfamily 1 group D member 1 isoform X1, which translates into the protein MGGGGCCLDLWGWEQGCATGAGGRNCRDLPVMGFPAHIPPTGASRGPCPCPWLARTQATRLAPSHVGTAPVAGAVPDSGRAAHVWPRRGVTPTAPGCIRAASPGTPTPGLRCPFPGVSSRAWARGEAEPGAARCMCGPAALPAGGVISYVGSSGASPNRTSPVSLCSDSSNSSSQSGSQPFPTYFPPSPTGSLQDSRAYGGGSLAPREDGSPSSSSSSSSSSSSSSYASSVNYPGVQQVPVDERRRSSPSKAGSTVTKLNGMVLLCKVCGDVASGFHYGVHACEGCKGFFRRSIQQNIQYKKCLKNENCSIVRINRNRCQQCRFKKCLLVGMSRDAVRFGRIPKREKQRMLAEMQSAMNGMGGTVPAMPGPGEGLVPAGGRAPPPGPPPLAPPACFSQFPQQLTPPRSPSPGGATEDVIAQVAKAHKEIFVYAHDKLGPPPACDSGLLHWDTPPAWTPGPPEPRLCPPTYPEPPTRGCPWPRGTKDVLPACPMNSHPPGRSGRSVQEIWEDFSLSFTPAVREVVEFAKHIPGFQALSQHDQVTLLKAGTFEVLMVRFASLFDVKEQTVTFMSRTKYSLEELWGMGMGDLLSSMFEFSEKLSALDLTDEELGLFTAVVLVSADRSGMEDTASVEQLQETLIRALRALVLKTHPAETSRFTKLLLKLPDLRTLNNLHSEKLLSFRIDAQ
- the NR1D1 gene encoding nuclear receptor subfamily 1 group D member 1 isoform X2, which codes for MAAPEAGSTGGVISYVGSSGASPNRTSPVSLCSDSSNSSSQSGSQPFPTYFPPSPTGSLQDSRAYGGGSLAPREDGSPSSSSSSSSSSSSSSYASSVNYPGVQQVPVDERRRSSPSKAGSTVTKLNGMVLLCKVCGDVASGFHYGVHACEGCKGFFRRSIQQNIQYKKCLKNENCSIVRINRNRCQQCRFKKCLLVGMSRDAVRFGRIPKREKQRMLAEMQSAMNGMGGTVPAMPGPGEGLVPAGGRAPPPGPPPLAPPACFSQFPQQLTPPRSPSPGGATEDVIAQVAKAHKEIFVYAHDKLGPPPACDSGLLHWDTPPAWTPGPPEPRLCPPTYPEPPTRGCPWPRGTKDVLPACPMNSHPPGRSGRSVQEIWEDFSLSFTPAVREVVEFAKHIPGFQALSQHDQVTLLKAGTFEVLMVRFASLFDVKEQTVTFMSRTKYSLEELWGMGMGDLLSSMFEFSEKLSALDLTDEELGLFTAVVLVSADRSGMEDTASVEQLQETLIRALRALVLKTHPAETSRFTKLLLKLPDLRTLNNLHSEKLLSFRIDAQ